The following coding sequences lie in one Rhodohalobacter barkolensis genomic window:
- a CDS encoding acyl-CoA dehydrogenase family protein, with translation MEFNLAQNLNIKKDITSFLSDYKEKLSELFTDRNDENEMLATRGLPPYVLREVLEHNPLSTFIPKEYNGRGAITSEALSMLETTSYQSLPLSLMMGINGALFLQPVANYGKEEAQKSVFQRFLQKKNMGGLMITEPDYGSDALRMQTSFEYDEDQDSYSIKGLKHWAGLTGWADFWLITARGMDKNGELGRDIGFFIHDSSNGGIEVLEYYKNLGLYMLPYGKNSIDINVPGTHRLEPNTTGVTMMLDILHRSRLQFPGMSTGHLKRMLDEALDHCRTRLVGGQSLFNYDQVKERLAQLQSYFTVSSAMSFFTSTNIPLEKNTSRMDVAANSIKSVVTDYMHEASQSLMQLVGAKGYRLDHIAGRAMVDSRPFQIFEGSNDILYQQISESVLKKMRKSKETNLYKFLKSYSLTENAADYFKDLLNFEIDYKLPQRKLVQLGRALGRIVSMEMTLKLGNTGFNSDMISNSLKVLRSEVHSLVSTFSNNEEPSVLEDYSDDSSWLKFVKA, from the coding sequence TTGGAATTTAATTTAGCCCAAAACTTGAATATCAAAAAGGATATAACCTCATTCTTATCAGACTATAAAGAGAAATTGTCTGAACTTTTTACTGATAGAAATGATGAAAATGAAATGCTGGCCACCCGTGGCCTACCACCCTATGTTTTACGTGAAGTTTTAGAGCATAATCCATTATCCACATTCATTCCTAAAGAGTATAATGGAAGAGGAGCCATCACCAGTGAAGCACTTTCTATGCTGGAAACAACTTCATACCAATCATTACCTCTATCATTAATGATGGGGATAAACGGTGCACTATTTCTGCAACCGGTTGCTAATTATGGTAAAGAGGAGGCACAAAAGTCTGTTTTTCAAAGATTCTTGCAAAAGAAAAATATGGGTGGACTAATGATTACAGAACCTGATTATGGTTCTGATGCTTTGAGGATGCAAACCAGTTTTGAATACGATGAAGATCAAGATTCATACTCTATAAAGGGATTAAAACATTGGGCCGGCTTAACAGGATGGGCCGATTTTTGGTTGATTACTGCCCGTGGAATGGATAAAAATGGTGAGTTGGGTCGAGATATAGGATTTTTTATCCATGACAGTTCCAATGGTGGTATTGAAGTATTGGAGTATTACAAAAATCTTGGTCTCTACATGCTTCCTTATGGAAAAAATAGTATTGACATCAATGTTCCTGGCACCCACAGATTAGAGCCTAATACTACCGGGGTTACGATGATGCTGGATATTCTTCATCGAAGTCGCCTTCAGTTCCCGGGTATGAGTACAGGTCATTTAAAGAGAATGTTGGATGAAGCTTTAGATCACTGTAGAACCCGATTGGTTGGCGGACAAAGCTTATTCAATTACGATCAAGTGAAAGAGAGATTAGCTCAGCTCCAGTCATACTTTACAGTAAGTTCGGCAATGAGCTTTTTCACGAGTACGAATATTCCCTTGGAGAAAAACACATCCCGCATGGATGTAGCAGCTAATTCAATTAAATCAGTGGTTACAGATTATATGCATGAAGCTTCCCAATCATTGATGCAGTTGGTGGGTGCAAAAGGATACCGTTTGGATCATATTGCAGGAAGAGCGATGGTAGACAGTCGTCCATTTCAGATATTTGAAGGATCCAATGACATACTCTATCAGCAAATATCAGAATCTGTGCTGAAAAAGATGAGAAAGAGTAAAGAAACGAATCTTTATAAATTCCTGAAAAGTTACTCTCTGACAGAGAATGCAGCCGATTATTTTAAAGATCTGCTCAATTTTGAAATTGATTATAAACTGCCTCAACGTAAGCTCGTTCAATTGGGCCGCGCTTTGGGTCGTATCGTATCTATGGAAATGACACTGAAACTGGGCAATACAGGCTTCAATTCCGATATGATTTCAAACAGTTTAAAAGTATTAAGATCAGAAGTTCATTCCTTAGTGAGTACGTTCAGTAACAATGAAGAGCCTTCCGTGCTTGAAGATTACAGTGATGACAGCAGCTGGCTCAAATTTGTGAAAGCTTAA
- a CDS encoding SIR2 family NAD-dependent protein deacylase: MLDRPIEHIVVLTGAGISAESGLSTFRDAGGLWEGFDINEVASIEGWYRNREKVLDFYNIRRKQAAQAKPNEAHTALAELENRYQVTVVTQNVDDLHERAGSSEVIHLHGKLREARSEEDPDLITDIGENPISIGQKSSDGTQLRPNVVWFGEPVPMISKAAEVVSKADLFMVIGTSLAVYPAAGLTDYTRPGIDKYLVDPGTPELYSFEGWEHIKESAANGVPKLIEKLLNEDYE, from the coding sequence TTGCTAGATAGGCCTATCGAACATATAGTTGTACTAACCGGTGCCGGTATTAGTGCCGAAAGCGGACTCTCAACATTCAGGGATGCCGGTGGATTATGGGAAGGCTTCGATATTAATGAAGTAGCTTCTATAGAAGGATGGTATAGGAATCGGGAGAAAGTTCTTGATTTCTATAACATCAGAAGGAAACAAGCGGCACAAGCTAAACCCAATGAAGCTCACACCGCTCTGGCTGAATTAGAGAATCGGTATCAGGTAACCGTTGTGACTCAAAATGTAGATGATCTGCATGAGCGGGCCGGCTCTTCGGAAGTTATTCATCTGCATGGTAAACTCAGAGAAGCACGCAGCGAGGAGGATCCCGACCTAATCACAGATATTGGCGAAAATCCAATATCGATCGGACAAAAATCGTCTGATGGCACACAGTTAAGACCAAATGTAGTATGGTTTGGAGAACCGGTCCCGATGATTTCTAAAGCAGCAGAAGTTGTTTCTAAGGCAGACCTTTTTATGGTAATCGGCACATCATTAGCTGTTTATCCTGCAGCAGGATTGACGGATTATACACGGCCGGGAATTGATAAATATTTAGTGGATCCAGGTACACCCGAGTTATACTCTTTCGAAGGATGGGAGCACATCAAAGAAAGTGCTGCAAATGGAGTTCCAAAATTAATAGAAAAATTGTTAAACGAAGATTATGAGTAA